One region of Arcobacter sp. CECT 8983 genomic DNA includes:
- a CDS encoding cache domain-containing protein encodes MIRAKSLYHLILYSIVFIIFLTSSFTFIIIDNAFDDFNEKIQIMKNDYFSKQKDLIQSDIKKTLKFIDYYHNKYKNKKSEKEIQDDILNAIEMMRDKNSIDDYLFIYDFKGTSLYYPISSSNIGKNLYEFKDPTGKRVIKELIDISKKKDGGFVKYIWYKPKLKDEALKISYALSYKPWNWTIGKGIYLDEIDALINEKKKEHDEKISNYILQILSLTIMLVLYSIFIYKNATILIVNDVKEIGKYLKETQKSDTRISQNRLIFGEFKVIANYAYDAMHNIKDKNQMLEGLNKHLEDKVDEQTKALSDLVESQKRFLKNSVHEVNTPLSIIRTNIDLLKRNTPSNKYIANIESGAKIIQYIYDDLSYLIKKDRVEYPKEYINFSQYLIERLNFFDSIAQANDLYFINNIEEDIYIKFNNTELQRIVDNNISNSIKYSKPKSPIYIRLSYFNDDIVEFSVKTNSEKIENKDKIFSDFYRENSSRGGFGLGLRIVKEICDKNLVIINLDSNDKDTKFTYRFRINENTTS; translated from the coding sequence ATGATAAGAGCTAAATCTTTATACCACTTAATTCTTTATAGTATTGTTTTCATTATCTTTTTAACTTCATCTTTTACATTTATTATTATTGACAATGCTTTTGATGATTTTAATGAAAAAATTCAAATTATGAAGAATGATTACTTTTCAAAGCAAAAAGACCTTATTCAATCTGACATAAAAAAAACACTTAAATTTATAGACTATTATCACAACAAATATAAAAATAAAAAAAGTGAGAAAGAAATACAAGATGATATTTTAAATGCTATAGAAATGATGAGAGATAAAAATAGCATTGATGACTATCTTTTTATATATGACTTTAAAGGAACTTCACTTTACTACCCTATTTCAAGTAGTAATATAGGGAAAAACCTTTATGAATTTAAAGACCCAACAGGTAAAAGAGTTATAAAAGAGTTAATTGATATTTCAAAGAAAAAAGATGGTGGCTTTGTAAAATATATCTGGTATAAACCAAAATTAAAAGATGAAGCTCTTAAAATTTCTTATGCTTTATCATATAAACCTTGGAACTGGACAATAGGAAAAGGTATATATTTAGATGAAATTGATGCACTTATTAATGAAAAAAAGAAAGAGCATGATGAAAAAATCTCAAACTACATTCTACAAATACTATCACTAACTATTATGTTAGTTCTTTACTCAATTTTTATTTATAAAAATGCCACAATTTTAATTGTTAATGATGTAAAAGAGATAGGTAAATATTTAAAAGAAACACAAAAGTCAGATACTAGAATAAGTCAAAATAGACTTATATTTGGAGAGTTCAAAGTAATTGCAAACTATGCCTATGATGCAATGCATAATATAAAAGATAAAAATCAAATGCTTGAAGGCTTAAATAAACACTTAGAAGATAAAGTAGATGAACAAACAAAAGCCTTAAGTGATTTAGTTGAATCGCAAAAAAGGTTTTTAAAAAATTCAGTACATGAAGTAAATACACCACTTTCTATTATTAGAACTAATATTGATTTATTAAAAAGAAATACTCCATCAAATAAATATATTGCAAATATAGAAAGTGGAGCAAAAATCATTCAATATATTTATGATGATTTATCATACTTAATCAAAAAAGATAGAGTTGAGTATCCAAAAGAGTATATTAATTTTTCACAATACTTAATTGAAAGACTTAATTTTTTTGATTCAATTGCGCAAGCTAATGATTTATACTTTATTAACAATATTGAAGAAGATATTTATATCAAATTTAACAATACAGAACTACAAAGAATTGTTGATAATAATATTTCTAATTCAATTAAATACTCAAAACCAAAATCACCTATTTATATAAGACTATCTTACTTTAATGATGATATTGTTGAATTCTCAGTAAAAACAAATTCAGAAAAAATTGAAAATAAAGATAAGATTTTTAGTGATTTTTATAGGGAGAATAGTTCTCGTGGTGGCTTTGGTTTGGGGCTTAGGATTGTAAAAGAGATATGTGATAAAAATTTAGTTATAATTAATCTTGATTCAAACGATAAAGATACAAAATTTACGTATAGGTTTAGAATAAATGAAAATACTACTTCTTGA
- a CDS encoding response regulator transcription factor, protein MKILLLEDEIMLNNAISEYLKDIGHMVESFTNGEDVIENVDSSYDLLILDINVPKKDGFEILQELNNKKMYIPTIYISALLDIEDISRAYDLGCREYIKKPFHLEELGIKINQILKKDQSSTSHMRFSENYSYSKNEKTLYFNGEPQTLTKKQLEIIHILALNINMIVDFERFRVDIWGGENIDNPTIRAEISRLKKALKEDFIKNIRGLGYKIDRYYSV, encoded by the coding sequence ATGAAAATACTACTTCTTGAAGATGAAATAATGTTAAACAATGCAATATCTGAATATTTAAAAGATATTGGACACATGGTTGAAAGTTTCACAAATGGTGAAGATGTTATTGAAAATGTTGATTCTAGTTATGATTTACTTATCTTAGATATCAATGTTCCAAAAAAAGATGGTTTTGAGATATTACAAGAACTCAATAATAAAAAGATGTATATACCTACCATATATATATCAGCCTTATTAGATATTGAGGATATTTCTAGAGCGTATGATTTAGGTTGTAGAGAATATATTAAAAAACCTTTCCATCTAGAAGAACTTGGAATTAAAATAAACCAAATACTTAAAAAAGATCAAAGTTCTACATCTCATATGAGATTTTCAGAAAACTACTCATATTCAAAAAATGAAAAAACTCTTTATTTTAATGGAGAACCTCAAACATTAACAAAAAAACAACTAGAGATTATCCATATTTTGGCTCTTAATATCAACATGATTGTAGATTTCGAAAGATTTAGAGTTGATATCTGGGGCGGGGAAAATATTGATAATCCTACTATTAGAGCAGAGATTTCAAGACTAAAAAAAGCACTAAAAGAGGATTTTATTAAAAATATCCGAGGTTTAGGCTATAAAATTGACAGATATTATTCTGTTTAA
- a CDS encoding DUF4212 domain-containing protein → MSPEKAQAYWKENISTILKLLVVWFVVSFGCGILFINELNTIEISGVKLGFWFAQQGSIYVFVILIFVYVAKMTAIDEKYGVHE, encoded by the coding sequence ATGAGTCCAGAAAAAGCTCAAGCTTATTGGAAAGAGAACATTTCTACTATTCTTAAGTTATTAGTAGTTTGGTTTGTTGTTTCTTTCGGTTGTGGAATTTTATTCATAAATGAACTTAATACTATTGAAATCAGTGGTGTTAAATTAGGTTTCTGGTTTGCCCAACAAGGGTCTATCTATGTTTTCGTAATCCTTATTTTTGTATATGTTGCAAAAATGACAGCGATTGATGAAAAATATGGCGTACACGAATAG